The following are from one region of the Streptomyces decoyicus genome:
- a CDS encoding GntR family transcriptional regulator, with product MVSVVEFRIDRRSGVATYLQIVQQVQQALRLGILVEGDRLPTAAQVAATTKVNPNTTLKAYRELEREGLVEPRPGLGTFVSRTLARPESAADALLREELRSWMDRARTEGLDREDVQALVNSVLQDRYPDG from the coding sequence GTGGTGAGCGTCGTCGAGTTCCGAATCGACCGGCGGAGCGGCGTCGCCACCTACCTCCAGATCGTCCAACAGGTCCAGCAGGCACTGCGGTTGGGCATCCTGGTGGAGGGCGACCGCCTGCCGACCGCCGCGCAGGTCGCCGCCACGACCAAGGTCAACCCCAACACGACCCTCAAGGCGTACCGCGAACTGGAGCGCGAGGGCCTGGTCGAACCCCGCCCCGGTCTCGGCACCTTCGTCAGCCGTACGCTCGCCCGCCCCGAGTCCGCGGCGGACGCCCTGCTGCGTGAGGAGCTGCGTTCCTGGATGGACCGGGCCCGCACGGAGGGGCTCGACCGGGAGGACGTCCAGGCGCTGGTGAACTCGGTACTCCAGGACCGGTATCCGGACGGTTGA
- a CDS encoding AfsR/SARP family transcriptional regulator, with protein MNNGRLLSLGAGRLRTVAAILISEVNQVIPVSRMIDLAWDADPPARARGVVHNHVHRLRQLLAGQAEIVTRGQGYVLIADPWAVDANRFQNLVSGAREAEPRTAVAKLRQALGLWRGEVLADVPGDRVRRTLGVGLTQARVAALQELGERLLLLGRYGELITELTAWLAEHPLHEELTALLMRALQASGRQAEALDHFHRTRRHLKDQLGIDPGPALSETYLAVLGGTPAVAPHFPGRPSSGPGPAMPYAPDRPPAPLPSVAQLPPCIPDFCGRTGEIAALDQNLDRAPRPDCVVLAGGGGAGKTTLAVHWAHRLKAEFPDGQLFVDLRGFERPPMRPGTVLGMFLQALGVPDAKIPDAVTERSALYRSLLAGRRMLVVLDNAGTAEQVRPLLPATPGALAVVTSRRRLSGLMIRDGAALVTVGPLPADEALELLGTALGRQRIAAEGAAARELVERCDRLPLALRIAAARLMAHAGWSLADWTKKLADEGHRLCELSAADPDLSMEAGLYLSYRALTSGAARLFRLLGLVPGPDVEVHAAAALAGHDLERTRRHLAELCEAHLFEEQAEGHFARTGLVRIYAAKLVASEETPADRELARQRLFAHAARSRLWPG; from the coding sequence GTGAACAATGGGCGACTGCTGAGTCTGGGAGCGGGCCGACTGCGCACCGTGGCCGCGATTCTGATCAGCGAGGTCAATCAGGTGATCCCGGTGAGCAGAATGATCGACCTGGCGTGGGACGCGGATCCGCCGGCCAGAGCGAGAGGCGTGGTCCACAATCACGTCCACCGTTTGCGGCAGTTGCTGGCCGGCCAAGCCGAAATAGTCACCCGCGGCCAGGGGTATGTGCTGATCGCCGATCCGTGGGCGGTGGATGCCAACCGGTTCCAGAACCTGGTGTCCGGCGCCCGCGAGGCCGAGCCGCGGACCGCCGTCGCCAAGCTGCGCCAGGCCCTCGGTCTGTGGCGTGGCGAGGTGCTGGCGGATGTGCCCGGCGACCGGGTGCGGCGGACGCTGGGAGTGGGCCTGACCCAGGCGAGGGTGGCGGCGCTGCAGGAGCTCGGAGAACGGCTGTTGCTGCTCGGCCGGTACGGGGAGCTGATCACGGAGCTGACCGCCTGGCTCGCGGAGCATCCGCTGCACGAGGAGCTGACCGCGCTGCTGATGCGTGCCCTCCAGGCGAGCGGCAGACAGGCCGAGGCCCTCGATCACTTCCACCGGACCAGGCGGCATCTGAAGGACCAGCTGGGCATCGATCCCGGCCCGGCGCTCAGCGAGACGTATCTGGCGGTGCTCGGCGGGACGCCCGCGGTCGCGCCGCACTTCCCCGGCCGTCCGTCGTCCGGGCCCGGCCCCGCCATGCCGTACGCCCCCGACCGCCCGCCGGCGCCGCTGCCTTCCGTCGCCCAACTCCCGCCGTGCATACCGGACTTCTGCGGGCGCACCGGGGAGATCGCCGCGCTGGACCAGAACCTGGACCGGGCGCCGAGGCCGGACTGTGTGGTGCTCGCGGGCGGGGGAGGGGCCGGCAAGACCACGCTGGCGGTGCACTGGGCGCACCGCCTGAAGGCCGAGTTCCCCGACGGGCAGCTCTTCGTCGACCTGCGGGGTTTCGAGCGTCCCCCGATGCGCCCGGGAACCGTGCTGGGGATGTTCCTCCAGGCGCTGGGAGTGCCGGACGCGAAGATCCCCGACGCCGTGACGGAGCGCTCGGCGCTGTACCGCTCACTGCTCGCCGGACGGCGGATGCTCGTGGTGCTGGACAACGCCGGCACCGCCGAACAGGTACGCCCCCTCCTGCCCGCGACACCGGGCGCGCTGGCCGTGGTGACCAGCCGAAGGCGGCTGAGCGGACTGATGATCCGCGACGGGGCGGCGCTGGTCACGGTGGGGCCGTTGCCCGCGGACGAGGCTCTGGAGCTGCTGGGCACCGCGCTGGGGCGGCAGCGCATCGCGGCGGAGGGAGCCGCTGCCCGGGAACTCGTCGAGCGGTGCGACCGGCTGCCGCTGGCGCTGCGGATCGCCGCCGCACGGCTGATGGCACACGCCGGCTGGTCGCTGGCGGACTGGACGAAGAAGCTGGCCGATGAGGGCCACCGGCTGTGTGAGCTGTCCGCTGCCGATCCGGACCTGTCCATGGAAGCCGGCCTCTACCTCAGCTATCGCGCGCTGACGAGCGGTGCCGCGCGGCTGTTCCGCCTCCTCGGGCTCGTCCCCGGCCCGGATGTGGAGGTCCACGCCGCCGCGGCCCTGGCCGGACACGATCTGGAGCGCACCCGCCGTCATCTCGCCGAGCTGTGTGAGGCGCACCTTTTCGAGGAGCAGGCCGAGGGGCACTTCGCGCGGACCGGGCTGGTGCGCATCTACGCCGCCAAGCTCGTCGCGTCCGAGGAGACGCCGGCCGACCGGGAGCTCGCCCGGCAGCGGCTGTTCGCCCACGCCGCACGGTCCCGGCTGTGGCCCGGATGA
- a CDS encoding helix-turn-helix domain-containing protein, translated as MNERFYSVEQVAERLGLHVRTIRSYVRDGRLPAVRIGKQYRIAHEDLEAFTGRPVPAPPSETAGQQRHTEVSSIVEIDAISAETADRVTTLLMGAAANRRPEDEPLRVETAYDAERARMKIIVLGGLGVTARLFDYIEGVLSS; from the coding sequence GTGAACGAACGCTTCTACTCCGTGGAACAAGTCGCCGAGCGCCTGGGGCTGCACGTCCGCACCATCCGCAGCTACGTGCGGGACGGGCGGCTCCCCGCGGTCCGCATCGGCAAGCAGTACCGGATCGCGCACGAGGACCTGGAAGCGTTCACCGGGCGTCCGGTGCCCGCGCCCCCGAGCGAGACGGCAGGGCAACAGCGGCACACCGAGGTGTCGAGCATCGTGGAGATCGACGCGATCAGCGCCGAGACGGCCGACCGTGTGACCACCCTCCTGATGGGCGCGGCAGCCAACCGTCGCCCGGAGGACGAGCCACTGCGGGTCGAGACGGCCTACGACGCGGAACGGGCCCGGATGAAGATCATTGTCCTGGGCGGCCTGGGCGTCACCGCCCGGCTGTTCGACTACATCGAGGGGGTGCTCTCATCGTGA
- a CDS encoding glycosyltransferase: MTKILITAAGSYGDVAPYTGLGARLRDAGHEVALATHDTYAPLVQAAGLEFRRLPADPRTRRPGQARPAAPGSKRALMRQAAAFVKELGGGIADAAHEDTGLLLLSATTAPLGHHLAEALDIPSLDLPLVPGAPTGDFAPVVSGGRSLGRWGNRAAGRLSLRIIDRLYADATRDLRSRLGLPPATPRTVRRRTEAAGRPVLHGFSEVLVPRPADWRTGLDVVGNWWPWHAPDTQLPHTVEDFLSAGPPPVFLGFGSMAGGDGERLSTLAAAALRRAEVRGILQSGWAGLTTRHTPEHADLLTIGDVPHALLFPRMSAVVHHCGAGTTAAGLRAGVPTVPVPVTADQPFWAARLASLGAATAPVPFADLSADNAVARLADAVTQAVTSPARRDHATEAARRLAAEDGADEVIKAVARLGV, encoded by the coding sequence ATGACGAAGATCCTGATCACCGCCGCCGGTTCGTACGGCGATGTCGCCCCCTACACCGGCCTGGGCGCCCGGCTCCGCGACGCCGGCCACGAGGTCGCGCTCGCCACGCACGACACCTACGCCCCCCTCGTCCAGGCCGCCGGCCTGGAGTTCCGCCGGCTGCCGGCCGACCCCCGCACCCGCCGCCCCGGCCAGGCACGGCCCGCCGCCCCCGGCAGCAAACGCGCCCTCATGCGCCAGGCCGCCGCCTTCGTCAAGGAACTGGGCGGCGGGATCGCCGACGCGGCCCACGAGGACACCGGCCTCCTCCTGCTCTCCGCCACCACCGCACCACTCGGCCATCACCTCGCCGAGGCGCTGGACATCCCGTCCCTGGACCTGCCCCTCGTACCCGGCGCCCCCACCGGCGACTTCGCCCCGGTCGTCAGCGGCGGCCGCTCGCTGGGCCGTTGGGGCAACCGCGCCGCCGGCCGCCTCTCGCTCCGCATCATCGACCGCCTCTACGCGGACGCGACCCGCGACCTCCGGTCCCGCCTCGGTCTGCCGCCCGCCACTCCCCGTACGGTCCGCCGCCGCACCGAAGCCGCCGGCCGGCCGGTCCTGCACGGCTTCAGCGAGGTCCTGGTGCCCCGCCCCGCGGACTGGCGTACCGGCCTGGACGTCGTCGGAAACTGGTGGCCCTGGCACGCCCCGGACACCCAACTCCCGCACACCGTCGAGGACTTCCTCTCCGCGGGCCCACCCCCGGTCTTCCTCGGCTTCGGCAGCATGGCGGGCGGCGACGGCGAGCGCCTGAGCACCCTCGCGGCAGCCGCCCTGCGCCGCGCCGAGGTCCGCGGCATCCTCCAGTCCGGCTGGGCGGGCCTGACCACCCGGCACACACCCGAGCACGCCGACCTCCTCACCATCGGCGACGTCCCGCACGCCCTCCTCTTCCCCCGGATGTCCGCAGTGGTGCACCACTGCGGCGCCGGCACCACCGCCGCGGGTCTGCGCGCGGGCGTCCCCACCGTCCCGGTCCCGGTCACCGCCGACCAGCCCTTCTGGGCCGCCCGCCTGGCCTCCCTGGGCGCGGCCACCGCCCCGGTCCCCTTCGCCGACCTGTCCGCCGACAACGCCGTCGCCCGCCTGGCCGACGCCGTCACCCAGGCCGTCACCTCCCCCGCCCGCCGTGACCACGCCACCGAGGCCGCCCGCCGTCTCGCCGCCGAGGACGGCGCCGACGAGGTCATCAAGGCGGTCGCGCGGCTGGGGGTCTGA
- a CDS encoding M23 family metallopeptidase — protein sequence MLLHAIATAAVGSVLTLTASQVAHAAPAAPAGTWTHPTTTHHRISAPYGIRGTWHAGHHTGIDLAVRPGTRVRSVGSGTVVLARRSGAYGKAVTIRMKDGRYTLFGHLSRITVRPGQKVHARTRLGYSGATGRATGPHLHFEVRKSRRYGTDINPLAYLAKHGVRLTSRTFTR from the coding sequence ATGCTGCTCCACGCCATAGCCACGGCGGCCGTGGGCTCCGTCCTCACACTGACGGCCTCCCAGGTGGCCCACGCCGCCCCCGCCGCCCCCGCCGGCACCTGGACCCACCCCACGACCACCCACCACCGCATCAGCGCCCCCTACGGCATCCGCGGCACCTGGCACGCCGGCCACCACACCGGCATCGACCTCGCCGTCCGCCCCGGCACCCGGGTCAGATCCGTGGGATCGGGCACCGTCGTCCTCGCCAGGAGATCAGGCGCCTACGGGAAAGCCGTGACGATCCGGATGAAGGACGGCCGCTACACCCTCTTCGGCCACCTCTCCCGCATCACCGTCCGCCCCGGCCAGAAGGTCCACGCCCGCACCCGCCTCGGCTACAGCGGCGCGACCGGCCGCGCCACCGGCCCCCACCTCCACTTCGAGGTGCGCAAGAGCCGCCGCTACGGCACGGACATCAACCCCCTCGCCTACCTGGCCAAACACGGCGTCCGCCTCACCTCACGCACCTTCACCCGCTAA
- a CDS encoding alpha/beta fold hydrolase, which produces MSTIYKSEAGAREIQRRYREMLRSWPVPAEHVRIPTREGETFAVVSGPEDAPPVLLLHGSGANATMWQDDIASWARHFRTYALDVIGEPGLSAPSRPPLASDAHARWLDEVLDGLGITGASVVGTSLGGWLALDYATRRPERVTRLALLCPGGVGRQKVGWLFKALLLRPFGRRGALRSTRAVTGLDTPQTGPVLDHVMLTFSHFKPRTERLPVFPDSALRRLTMPVLVIAGARDALFDSGGTARRVRQCVPHATVNLLPETGHAILGQTDSVLAFLRDA; this is translated from the coding sequence GTGAGCACGATCTACAAGTCCGAGGCCGGCGCGCGCGAGATCCAGCGGCGTTACCGGGAGATGCTGCGCAGCTGGCCGGTCCCCGCCGAGCATGTCCGGATCCCGACCCGCGAGGGCGAGACCTTCGCCGTCGTCTCCGGCCCCGAAGACGCACCGCCCGTGCTGCTGCTGCACGGCTCGGGGGCGAACGCGACGATGTGGCAGGACGACATCGCCTCCTGGGCACGGCATTTCCGCACCTACGCCCTCGACGTCATCGGCGAGCCCGGCCTGAGCGCGCCGTCCCGCCCGCCCTTGGCCTCCGACGCCCATGCGCGGTGGCTGGACGAGGTACTGGACGGCCTCGGGATCACCGGCGCCTCGGTCGTCGGGACCTCCCTCGGCGGCTGGCTGGCGCTGGACTACGCCACCCGCCGGCCGGAGCGGGTGACCCGCCTGGCCCTGCTGTGCCCCGGCGGCGTCGGAAGGCAGAAGGTGGGCTGGCTGTTCAAGGCCCTGCTCCTGCGCCCCTTCGGACGCCGGGGGGCACTTCGCTCGACGCGAGCCGTGACCGGCCTGGACACACCCCAGACCGGGCCCGTCCTCGACCACGTGATGCTGACCTTCTCGCACTTCAAGCCGCGCACGGAACGGCTGCCCGTATTCCCCGACAGCGCACTGCGCCGCCTGACCATGCCCGTACTGGTGATAGCCGGCGCCCGCGACGCGCTGTTCGACTCCGGGGGCACCGCCCGGCGCGTACGGCAGTGCGTCCCCCACGCAACCGTGAACCTCCTGCCCGAGACCGGCCACGCAATCCTCGGTCAGACCGATTCCGTCCTGGCCTTCCTGCGCGACGCATAA
- a CDS encoding ABC transporter permease subunit, protein MTRTSTTGAEAANAVEPGDAPGSGPAARRELLHGLPWLVWRRHRTFLRLALLVTVVGCATFAYQHSGLIDFLHARGATPDTEGRLANDFQNTYGRLFATGSQLLEFLPVLIGVFLGAPLIAGEQEHGTIKLVSTQSVSCGRWVAATLALPLTVAVLCTALLSAAFTWLWTPAHNLAMGGDWLTGGAFESTGPVPVARTLFLTVCGIALGMLVKRVVRAMAATAVFALVTSLIWSELLIGRLGTLRSVSYPYDGDGPDLPPDAVRIDDWVSTADGKLYGYGTCVHGDAESCRAKLGIVNRVTQYFDYGQMAGMQWLGAGILLALAAVVLTFVVWRAHRRPL, encoded by the coding sequence GTGACCAGGACGAGCACCACGGGAGCCGAAGCGGCGAACGCGGTGGAGCCCGGCGATGCCCCCGGCAGCGGCCCCGCCGCCCGCCGTGAACTGCTGCACGGCCTGCCCTGGCTGGTCTGGCGCCGGCACCGCACGTTCCTGCGCCTCGCCCTGCTGGTCACCGTCGTGGGCTGCGCGACCTTCGCCTACCAGCACAGCGGCCTGATCGACTTCCTGCACGCCCGGGGGGCCACCCCCGACACCGAGGGGCGGCTGGCCAACGACTTCCAGAACACCTACGGCCGGCTGTTCGCCACCGGCAGCCAGCTGCTGGAGTTCCTGCCCGTCCTCATCGGCGTCTTCCTGGGCGCTCCGCTCATCGCCGGCGAGCAGGAACACGGCACCATCAAGCTGGTCAGCACCCAGTCGGTGAGTTGCGGCCGCTGGGTGGCCGCCACCCTCGCCCTGCCGCTGACCGTCGCGGTGCTGTGCACCGCCCTGCTGTCGGCCGCCTTCACCTGGCTGTGGACGCCGGCACACAACCTGGCCATGGGCGGCGACTGGCTGACTGGCGGGGCCTTCGAGAGCACCGGTCCCGTTCCCGTCGCCCGGACCCTGTTCCTGACCGTCTGCGGTATCGCCCTCGGCATGCTGGTCAAGCGGGTGGTGCGGGCCATGGCGGCCACCGCCGTCTTCGCCCTGGTCACGTCCCTGATCTGGTCCGAGCTGCTGATCGGCCGCCTGGGCACCCTGCGCAGCGTCAGCTACCCCTACGACGGCGACGGCCCCGACCTGCCGCCCGACGCCGTACGGATCGACGACTGGGTGTCCACCGCGGACGGCAAGCTCTACGGCTACGGCACCTGCGTCCACGGCGACGCCGAGTCCTGCCGGGCCAAGCTGGGCATCGTCAACCGGGTGACCCAGTACTTCGACTACGGGCAGATGGCGGGGATGCAGTGGCTGGGCGCGGGAATTCTGCTGGCGCTGGCCGCCGTGGTGCTCACGTTCGTCGTGTGGCGGGCGCACCGGCGGCCCCTCTGA
- a CDS encoding GNAT family N-acetyltransferase: MEIRPVRYDHPDAVTLDALVQQEYVRRYGDGDVTPLDPEMFTPPHGTYLIAYEGARPLATGGWRRQEDTAEGYALGDAEIKRMFVVPEARGRGLARQILAALEADARAAGRSRMVLETGTEQPEALELYASSGYALVEKFGLYRTYDESRCMAKSLVADA; the protein is encoded by the coding sequence ATGGAGATACGTCCCGTCCGCTACGACCACCCCGACGCGGTCACGCTCGATGCGCTGGTCCAGCAGGAGTACGTCCGGCGCTACGGCGACGGCGACGTGACGCCGCTGGACCCGGAGATGTTCACCCCTCCGCACGGTACGTATCTGATCGCCTACGAGGGCGCCCGCCCGCTGGCCACCGGCGGATGGCGGCGCCAGGAGGACACCGCGGAGGGGTACGCGCTCGGCGACGCCGAGATCAAGCGGATGTTCGTGGTCCCGGAGGCGCGCGGGCGGGGGCTGGCCCGGCAGATCCTGGCCGCCCTGGAAGCGGACGCACGGGCCGCGGGGCGCTCCCGCATGGTGCTGGAGACCGGCACCGAGCAGCCCGAAGCGCTGGAACTGTACGCCTCCAGCGGCTATGCGCTGGTCGAGAAATTCGGGCTGTACCGGACGTACGACGAAAGCCGGTGCATGGCGAAGTCGCTGGTGGCGGACGCCTGA
- a CDS encoding stress protein: MSTKNIVKKSVAAAALCAALCGTAVAFPATASAAPAAPAAAAKGGPTGTIGASLNVNVDVLGIANKIEASIKTAQNREGFVKGLMESAYYAAGGQYNVMVHNLQQPYEENLNGVKTFATTTYDGVTYGIWVFEDGEFTNQGDGGWINWAAKGYIERPDNGGLMIFTRH, translated from the coding sequence ATGTCCACCAAGAACATCGTGAAGAAGAGCGTTGCCGCAGCCGCACTGTGCGCGGCGCTGTGCGGCACTGCTGTGGCGTTCCCGGCGACGGCGTCGGCCGCGCCGGCAGCCCCCGCCGCGGCGGCCAAGGGCGGACCGACGGGCACCATCGGCGCGAGCCTGAACGTCAACGTCGACGTTCTCGGCATCGCCAACAAGATCGAGGCGTCGATCAAGACCGCCCAGAACCGCGAAGGCTTCGTCAAGGGCCTCATGGAGTCGGCGTACTACGCGGCCGGCGGTCAGTACAACGTCATGGTCCACAACCTCCAGCAGCCGTATGAGGAGAACCTCAACGGCGTGAAGACGTTCGCCACCACCACCTACGACGGTGTCACCTACGGCATCTGGGTGTTCGAGGACGGCGAGTTCACGAACCAGGGCGACGGCGGCTGGATCAACTGGGCGGCCAAGGGCTACATCGAGCGTCCCGACAACGGCGGCCTCATGATCTTCACCCGCCACTGA
- a CDS encoding exodeoxyribonuclease III, translating to MLTVTSVNVNGLRAAAKKGFVPWLAGTAADVLCLQEVRAETAQLPEEVREPAGWHAVHAPAAAKGRAGVSLYTRREPERVQVGFGSAEFDGSGRYVEADLPGVTVASLYLPSGEVGTERQDEKERFMAEFLPYLVELRKRSAADGREVVVCGDWNIAHQEADLKNWKANQKKSGFLPEERGWLSDVLDETRGGYVDVVRGLHPDTEGPYSWWSYRGRAFDNDAGWRIDYAMATPGLAQRAVKAFVERAASYDQRWSDHAPVTAVFEL from the coding sequence ATGCTCACCGTGACCTCTGTGAATGTGAATGGACTGCGCGCCGCGGCCAAGAAGGGCTTCGTCCCGTGGCTGGCGGGGACCGCGGCCGATGTGCTGTGCCTCCAGGAGGTACGGGCCGAGACGGCCCAGCTTCCGGAGGAGGTGCGGGAGCCCGCCGGATGGCACGCCGTCCATGCCCCGGCGGCGGCCAAGGGGCGGGCCGGGGTCTCGCTCTACACCCGGCGGGAGCCGGAGCGGGTGCAGGTGGGCTTCGGGTCGGCGGAGTTCGACGGCAGCGGGCGGTATGTGGAGGCGGACCTGCCCGGGGTGACCGTGGCCAGCCTCTATCTGCCCTCCGGTGAGGTCGGTACGGAGCGGCAGGACGAGAAGGAACGCTTCATGGCGGAGTTCCTGCCCTACCTCGTCGAGCTGCGGAAGCGGTCCGCCGCGGACGGCCGCGAGGTGGTGGTGTGCGGTGACTGGAACATCGCCCACCAGGAGGCCGACCTGAAGAACTGGAAGGCCAACCAGAAGAAGTCCGGCTTCCTCCCGGAGGAGCGTGGCTGGCTGAGCGACGTCCTCGACGAGACCCGGGGCGGTTACGTGGACGTGGTCCGCGGCCTGCACCCGGACACCGAGGGCCCGTACTCGTGGTGGTCCTACCGGGGCCGCGCCTTCGACAATGACGCGGGATGGCGCATCGACTACGCCATGGCCACGCCCGGTCTGGCGCAGCGGGCGGTGAAGGCGTTCGTGGAGCGGGCGGCCAGCTATGACCAGCGGTGGAGCGATCACGCGCCGGTAACCGCGGTGTTCGAACTGTAG
- a CDS encoding ABC transporter ATP-binding protein codes for MSDPSPWAIEAEGLGKKYRRGWALRDCSFRLPAGHICALVGPNGAGKSTFLGTATRLVQPTTGTLKLFGVPVSDPAVLERVAFLAQDKPLYPRFTVAESLRLGKELNPRWDQALAERIVRSGKVPLTARIGTLSGGQRTRVAFALAFGKRPELLLLDEPMSDLDPLARHELSGLLMAEAAEHGTTVLMSSHMLAEMEVMCDYLLVLTEGRLRMAGQTEELVPAHLLVTGVAEGDDGVPEELRQRHTVVEARVTGRQFNALVRPRGPVSDSWEVLVPSLEEVLLAYLRSPEAPTLIADDARVGGPREAAA; via the coding sequence GTGAGCGACCCGAGCCCATGGGCCATCGAGGCCGAAGGACTGGGGAAGAAGTACCGCCGCGGCTGGGCCCTGCGGGACTGCTCCTTCCGGCTCCCCGCCGGCCACATCTGCGCACTCGTCGGACCCAACGGGGCGGGCAAGAGCACGTTCCTGGGCACCGCGACCCGGCTGGTGCAGCCGACCACCGGGACGCTGAAGCTGTTCGGCGTCCCGGTCTCCGACCCGGCCGTTCTGGAGCGGGTCGCCTTCCTCGCGCAGGACAAGCCCCTCTATCCGCGCTTCACCGTGGCCGAGTCCCTGCGGCTCGGCAAGGAGCTGAACCCGCGCTGGGACCAGGCGCTCGCCGAGCGGATCGTACGGTCCGGAAAGGTGCCGCTCACCGCCCGCATCGGCACCCTCTCCGGCGGCCAGCGCACCCGCGTCGCCTTCGCCCTCGCCTTCGGCAAGCGGCCCGAGCTGCTGCTGCTCGACGAGCCGATGTCCGACCTCGACCCGCTCGCCCGGCACGAGCTGTCGGGGCTGCTGATGGCCGAGGCCGCCGAGCACGGCACGACGGTCCTGATGTCCTCCCACATGCTCGCCGAGATGGAGGTCATGTGTGACTACCTCCTCGTCCTCACCGAGGGCCGGCTGCGGATGGCGGGCCAGACCGAGGAGCTGGTGCCCGCGCACCTGCTGGTGACGGGCGTGGCCGAGGGCGACGACGGGGTGCCCGAGGAGCTGCGACAGCGGCACACCGTGGTCGAAGCCCGGGTCACCGGGCGGCAGTTCAACGCCCTGGTCCGGCCCCGCGGCCCGGTCTCCGACAGCTGGGAGGTGCTGGTGCCGAGCCTGGAGGAGGTCCTGCTGGCCTATCTGCGGTCGCCCGAAGCACCCACTCTGATCGCGGACGATGCCCGCGTCGGCGGACCGCGGGAGGCGGCCGCGTGA
- a CDS encoding MerR family transcriptional regulator gives MSYSVGQVSGFAGITVRTLHHYDKAGLLSPGDRSPAGYRLYNDADLSRLQQILFYRELGFPLDEIATILEDPQANALDHLRARHRLLNDQISKLQRLVEVAEQAMEVQQTGVELSPEERFEVFGEVTFDLTYATQAHLKWQHRESYQRSMARAAEHSKEDWAKIMAEAADWRLRLTAVFDAGEPADGERAMDLAEEHRQHIARWFTPCPTDVHGRIADGFVTDPRAFALAVPPTEQRPGLAPYLRTAVHANAVRRSPADDA, from the coding sequence ATGAGCTACTCGGTCGGGCAGGTCTCCGGCTTCGCGGGGATCACGGTGCGGACCTTGCACCACTACGACAAGGCCGGCCTGCTCTCCCCCGGCGACCGCAGCCCCGCCGGCTACCGCTTGTACAACGATGCCGACCTCTCCCGGCTCCAGCAGATCCTCTTCTACCGGGAGCTCGGCTTCCCCCTCGACGAGATCGCCACGATCCTGGAGGACCCCCAGGCCAACGCCCTCGATCACCTCCGCGCCCGGCACCGCCTCCTCAACGACCAGATCAGCAAGCTCCAGCGGCTGGTCGAGGTCGCCGAGCAGGCCATGGAGGTCCAGCAGACCGGCGTGGAACTGTCACCCGAGGAGCGGTTCGAGGTCTTCGGCGAGGTGACCTTCGACCTCACCTACGCCACCCAGGCCCATCTGAAGTGGCAGCACCGCGAGAGCTACCAGCGGTCGATGGCACGGGCCGCCGAGCACTCCAAGGAGGACTGGGCGAAGATCATGGCCGAGGCCGCCGACTGGCGCCTGCGGCTGACCGCCGTCTTCGACGCCGGGGAACCGGCGGACGGCGAGCGCGCCATGGACCTCGCCGAGGAACACCGGCAGCACATCGCCCGCTGGTTCACCCCGTGCCCCACCGACGTGCACGGCCGGATCGCCGACGGCTTCGTCACCGATCCCCGCGCCTTCGCCCTGGCCGTCCCGCCCACCGAACAACGGCCCGGCCTCGCCCCGTACCTGCGCACCGCCGTACACGCCAACGCCGTACGCCGGTCTCCGGCGGACGACGCCTGA